The nucleotide window CTTCAAAGCCTTTATTCTTcagagatgcttgataaagctcaaccaaatgtTTTGGTATGCGATAAATGTTTGCCCAATGCCCTTTTCCACCGCAACGATAGCATTTAGTTTCTGAACCCTCTGCATTTCGCTTCTCATCTTTACCTTTCCATTTTTGGAAGTTATTTTTCGGTGGAGGATGATTAACACCAGGAAAATTTCTTCCATGGACATGGCCGCGACCACGACCATGAATAtggccacgaccttttccacgattagcataatgggaatacacctcatcCTCTTTAGGCAATGGTGTAGACTCAGTGGGTCGATTTTCATGATTTCTCATAAGCAATTCATTGTTTCGTTCAGCCACAAGTAGAAGAGAAATCAACTGAGAGTACTTTGTGAAGCCTTTCTCTCGGTACTGCTGTTGTAAGACCATATTGGAAGCATGAAACGTTGTAAAcgtttttcaagcatatcatagtcactgatattatctccacagagtttcaatCTAGAAGTAATTCTAAACATTTCtgagatgcttgataaagctcaaccaaatgtTTTGGTATGCGATAATTTTTTGCcggaagagtgaccaactttaagttgtcatatctttcctttaaacCATTCCACAAAATAAATGGATCTTTCACTGtgagatattcaattttcaatccttcatcaaggtgatggcgcaagaaaatcaaggccttagcatAGTCTTGTGTAGATGCTTTATCTTtatctttaatggcgtctccaagacccattgcatctaaatggatttcagcatctaatacccatgtcatatagttcttgcccgaaatttcaagggcaacgaactttcttttcataatatcagacatttaaaaaaaaatacaaatttgagaaaaattataccttaagtttctcaaagatcttcttgagatggtagagtctcgtgctgataacgcgttataaaatataacccaaaataacaatatagaacaagcaaaacaaactaagaaatatagatagaaagagaggaagaaagattcttatttcttcttcaattgtgtgtattttcttatctattacaaggcctttatataggcataaaaagtgaagaaaatatgtcatggaatatgtcattgaacatacaaaatatgtcattgaatatgtcattaagcatttgagatgaagatcatggaggaagagtagacatccaccataatgtgatatttatcataacatcTACGATTTAATTTAGACcacaaattttttttaaaaattaatttttcttaaaatttgtGCCGAGTCAAAGGCCGCCATATAAAATGGGATGGAGGGATTATAAATTAAATTCTGATTTACCCACCCACCCTCTGAAAGAAAGGGCCAAAACAGCAGTAACATCTTCAAGAGTATTCCTTTTTTCCGTTTGGCTTTATTGTCCACCATCTTTATATGCTTGTCTCCTGCCCCTTCTTTCTACTACTATATGCATTCAGCTTTTTTTCTGCCCATAAAAATGGAAACTTAAAGATTGCCATTTTATTCCTTTTCAAAAAATACCCTTTCACATGATTATTATTTATCCCTTCTTTTTATTaagtaccccccccccccctctgtCTAGCTACCAAATAGGGTTAATTCTACTTAATATCTTACTTCATCTTAGCTACATTCAGTACCAAACCCTAGAAAAAGTTTGAACTCTCTGTATATTCTCAAATATTGAACTGAACGAAAAGATAGTTTTTACTCCACGAGATCCAAAAGCTTGACTTTCAGCTGTCAATCACAATAATcgagtcaaaatataaatatgcGTTGAAagttaaaaaggaaaataatttggGCAGggaaaagaaaggtttgaccgaaGAGTTCGAGAACATTGGCACGGAAACTCGAGGTATAAAACTTCCCTTctcattctttttttatttttattttttaagttccATTCGTTTTACCAAGTTTTTCTTggttataattaaaaaaatcgaAATTTTGACCAAGAGGTCACTTGTGTTATGTATTTCAACGAACGAAACGTCCCAAGCAATATGTGA belongs to Nicotiana tabacum cultivar K326 chromosome 6, ASM71507v2, whole genome shotgun sequence and includes:
- the LOC142181697 gene encoding uncharacterized protein LOC142181697, which codes for MVLQQQYREKGFTKYSQLISLLLVAERNNELLMRNHENRPTESTPLPKEDEVYSHYANRGKGRGHIHGRGRGHVHGRNFPGVNHPPPKNNFQKWKGKDEKRNAEGSETKCYRCGGKGHWANIYRIPKHLVELYQASLKNKGFEANLVYDNEFDITHLDVTDFFEHPDEKINHLIGDGSVVRDD